One region of Nitrospinaceae bacterium genomic DNA includes:
- a CDS encoding aspartate 1-decarboxylase, which yields MQRIMLTSKLHRARVTDTKMDYEGSIEIDEDLMDRAGIVPYEQVHIYNINTGARFITYAILGKRGSRGISLNGAAARLAQINDRIIIAAYGIIDPGAEKYAPKVMLLDINNEIV from the coding sequence ATGCAGCGAATAATGTTAACATCCAAGCTTCATCGCGCCCGCGTCACCGACACCAAGATGGATTACGAGGGAAGTATCGAAATCGATGAAGATTTAATGGACCGGGCGGGAATCGTTCCCTACGAACAGGTTCATATCTACAATATCAACACCGGCGCGCGGTTCATCACCTACGCCATCCTCGGGAAACGGGGTAGCAGGGGGATATCTCTCAATGGAGCCGCCGCCCGCCTGGCTCAGATAAATGATCGCATCATAATTGCCGCTTATGGTATCATTGACCCGGGTGCGGAGAAATATGCGCCAAAGGTCATGCTCCTTGATATTAATAACGAAATTGTGTAG
- the panC gene encoding pantothenate synthetase codes for MIPVEIIESIARMKQWSERVRDSHKTIGFVPTMGGLHEGHMSLVRESLATCGTTVVSIFVNPTQFGAHEDLDTYPSDLEGDKRQLESAGVDVLFLPSRNEMYPKGYKTFVAVEEITDHLCGESRPQFFRGVATVVLKLFNIVRPHIGFFGEKDWQQVTVVETMLRDLNIDATIRRMPIVRESEGLAKSSRNLYLSNEEKTPALSLSQALDAAKQEIENGESSADKIRAGIRHQIEKHEETEIDYISVCDPESFVEQDEIKEKSLIALAVRIGKTRLIDNCIVRRVECSE; via the coding sequence ATGATTCCCGTGGAAATCATTGAATCCATCGCCAGAATGAAACAATGGTCGGAGCGGGTCCGGGATTCTCATAAAACCATCGGTTTCGTTCCGACCATGGGGGGGTTGCACGAAGGCCACATGAGCCTGGTCCGGGAATCGCTTGCCACCTGCGGCACAACCGTGGTCAGCATTTTTGTCAATCCCACGCAGTTTGGAGCCCATGAGGATCTGGACACCTACCCTTCCGACCTGGAAGGCGACAAGCGTCAACTGGAATCGGCCGGGGTGGATGTTTTATTTTTGCCGTCGCGAAACGAAATGTACCCAAAGGGCTATAAAACTTTTGTGGCGGTCGAGGAAATCACGGATCATTTGTGCGGAGAAAGCCGTCCGCAGTTTTTCCGCGGCGTTGCCACCGTTGTTTTGAAGCTGTTCAATATCGTTCGTCCGCACATCGGTTTTTTCGGGGAAAAAGACTGGCAACAGGTCACGGTGGTTGAAACCATGCTCCGGGATCTCAATATCGATGCAACCATCCGACGCATGCCCATTGTCAGGGAATCGGAGGGGCTGGCGAAAAGTTCGCGGAATCTTTATTTGTCGAACGAAGAAAAAACTCCTGCCTTGTCTCTTTCTCAGGCTCTCGATGCCGCAAAACAGGAGATCGAAAATGGCGAATCCTCGGCGGACAAAATCCGCGCGGGAATTCGTCATCAGATAGAAAAGCATGAGGAAACTGAAATCGATTATATTTCGGTCTGCGACCCGGAAAGTTTCGTGGAGCAGGACGAAATAAAAGAAAAATCATTGATCGCCCTTGCCGTCCGAATCGGCAAAACGCGGCTGATTGACAATTGCATAGTAAGGAGAGTGGAATGCAGCGAATAA
- the panB gene encoding 3-methyl-2-oxobutanoate hydroxymethyltransferase, translated as MDKKPVTPPAIIGKKKSRSKITALTAYDFCLARILDDTDIDIILVGDSLAMVSLGFPNTLPVTMDEMIAHTRAVARGVQNSLVVGDMPFMSYQVSDEQAIANAGRFLQEGGAAAVKLEGGVKIAEKVRAIVQVGIPVMGHIGLTPQSVHQFGGYKVQGKNLLQARQIKQDARELEKAGAFAVVLEGIPSDLAGEITDCLKIPTIGIGAGPHCDGQILVLHDLLGLTQDFTPKFVKRYADLNAEIKKAVGSYVEEVRSGAFPGKEHSYGSEKKPLKKVDDSRGNH; from the coding sequence ATGGATAAAAAACCGGTCACCCCACCCGCCATCATCGGCAAGAAAAAATCCCGGTCAAAAATAACCGCTCTGACTGCCTATGATTTCTGTTTGGCCAGGATACTCGACGATACGGACATCGACATCATCCTGGTGGGAGATTCGCTCGCCATGGTGTCGCTCGGTTTCCCAAATACCCTTCCGGTCACCATGGATGAAATGATCGCGCACACCAGGGCGGTTGCGCGCGGAGTTCAAAACAGCCTGGTCGTGGGAGACATGCCCTTTATGTCGTATCAGGTTTCGGACGAACAGGCGATCGCCAATGCCGGTCGATTCTTGCAGGAAGGCGGCGCGGCGGCGGTCAAGTTGGAAGGAGGGGTCAAAATTGCTGAAAAAGTGCGTGCCATCGTTCAAGTGGGAATTCCCGTCATGGGTCACATCGGCCTCACTCCGCAGTCTGTGCATCAGTTTGGCGGATACAAAGTTCAGGGGAAAAATTTACTTCAGGCCCGGCAGATAAAACAGGATGCCCGTGAACTGGAAAAAGCGGGTGCGTTTGCCGTTGTCCTTGAGGGAATCCCCAGCGACCTGGCCGGTGAAATCACCGATTGTTTAAAAATCCCCACCATCGGGATCGGCGCCGGTCCTCATTGTGACGGTCAAATACTGGTTCTCCACGACCTGTTGGGGTTGACGCAGGACTTCACTCCAAAGTTCGTCAAGCGCTACGCGGATTTGAACGCAGAGATAAAAAAAGCTGTGGGCAGTTATGTCGAGGAGGTGCGGTCGGGGGCGTTTCCGGGAAAAGAGCATTCCTACGGCAGCGAAAAGAAACCTTTGAAAAAAGTGGATGATTCCCGTGGAAATCATTGA
- a CDS encoding two-component system response regulator has product MKKILVVDDEQNIRFLYKEELEDIGYQVTVAATAEEALEKIKLDKPDIITLDIKMPGMDGIEFMRKLKEEKSPIPVILCSAYGRYKQDFRVWASDAYVVKSADLRELKSTIREILAENISQ; this is encoded by the coding sequence ATGAAAAAAATATTGGTTGTTGATGACGAGCAAAACATCCGGTTTCTTTATAAAGAAGAGCTGGAAGATATCGGCTATCAAGTCACCGTAGCGGCAACCGCGGAAGAGGCCCTGGAAAAAATCAAGTTGGATAAGCCGGATATCATCACTCTGGATATTAAAATGCCGGGAATGGACGGCATCGAGTTCATGCGAAAATTAAAGGAAGAAAAAAGCCCGATCCCCGTGATCCTTTGTTCCGCCTACGGGCGTTATAAGCAGGATTTTCGAGTCTGGGCGTCGGATGCGTATGTGGTGAAATCCGCGGACCTGCGGGAATTGAAATCAACCATCAGGGAAATCCTTGCCGAAAACATTTCGCAATGA
- a CDS encoding sensor histidine kinase, whose product MDENTLGVEILQDITRIANATLDLDETLEQIIEVIKTKLHTDSSSIYLADENSKFLILKASSGLPQDTSQFIRLEIGKGITGWVAENKSTLALSDAHNDPRFVYFPEIEEEKFKSMLSVPILVSEQCIGVVNVHSVEQRMFTDLEILIMETIASQMSGCIRNAMLYSNSQMLLKEQTIFYDISLAVQTSIKLEHGLWIILSGITMGEAGGFNRAMIFIINEKTDTLQGYMGLGPDSPEDAFRIWTEWGHKKRNMLQWVVSEADKDEYKYSAFNQFVESLNFPIQPNENILVETVIQKSPFNLINAGNHPLVSEEFIHALGTNSFATVPLIAHKEVLGVILVDNRYNNQPITDEQLRLLTRFATHASWVIENSRLLTKLLEANRELLSTKEQLVQSEKLAALGEISAEVAHEIKNPMVSIGGFARRLKKKIENFSAKHDHGEELESIAEYSNIIMTEVDRLEKLLTNILLYSKAGVLEREECDINELLEEGAFLFKSGFFMKSIAVHRQLEKNLPRLRLDKPKIKQVLINLIYNAMESMPSGGDLTLQTYRGEYIGGKNVITVRIEDTGGGIPQDIFENIFNPFFTTKSSGTGLGLSISRKIIEIHGGTIRVENNLGRGVTVFLHLPLQN is encoded by the coding sequence ATGGATGAAAATACACTCGGCGTAGAAATCCTTCAGGATATCACCCGCATCGCCAATGCCACTCTCGATCTCGATGAAACTCTGGAACAAATCATCGAGGTCATCAAAACCAAGTTGCACACTGACAGTTCCTCAATCTATCTCGCCGATGAAAACTCGAAGTTTTTGATTCTCAAGGCCAGCAGTGGACTTCCCCAGGACACCTCGCAATTCATCCGCCTGGAAATCGGCAAGGGCATCACCGGCTGGGTGGCCGAGAACAAGAGCACTCTCGCTCTCAGCGACGCCCACAATGATCCGCGGTTTGTCTACTTTCCCGAAATCGAAGAGGAAAAATTCAAATCCATGCTGTCGGTTCCCATTCTGGTGAGCGAGCAGTGCATCGGCGTCGTCAACGTTCACAGTGTGGAACAAAGGATGTTCACGGACCTGGAAATCCTGATTATGGAAACCATCGCCAGCCAGATGTCCGGGTGCATCCGAAACGCCATGTTATACAGCAACAGCCAGATGCTCCTGAAAGAACAAACCATTTTCTACGATATCAGTCTGGCGGTGCAAACCTCCATCAAACTGGAACATGGGCTGTGGATCATTCTGAGCGGCATCACCATGGGCGAAGCGGGCGGGTTCAACCGCGCCATGATTTTTATCATCAACGAAAAAACCGATACCCTGCAGGGATACATGGGCCTCGGGCCGGATTCTCCGGAAGATGCCTTCCGCATCTGGACGGAATGGGGACATAAAAAAAGAAATATGCTGCAATGGGTGGTCTCTGAGGCGGACAAGGATGAATACAAGTACTCCGCCTTCAATCAATTCGTTGAGAGCTTGAATTTCCCGATCCAGCCTAATGAAAATATCCTGGTCGAAACGGTGATTCAGAAATCTCCGTTCAATCTCATTAATGCAGGAAACCATCCCCTGGTGAGTGAGGAATTCATTCATGCGCTGGGCACGAATTCTTTCGCCACGGTACCGCTCATCGCCCACAAGGAGGTTTTGGGCGTCATCCTGGTGGACAACCGCTACAACAACCAACCCATTACAGACGAGCAACTCCGTCTTTTGACCCGCTTCGCCACGCATGCGAGCTGGGTCATTGAAAACTCCCGGCTGCTCACCAAACTGCTGGAGGCCAACAGGGAACTTCTCTCCACCAAAGAGCAACTGGTGCAGTCGGAAAAACTTGCCGCTTTGGGAGAAATTTCCGCCGAGGTGGCACACGAAATCAAGAACCCGATGGTTTCTATCGGCGGCTTTGCCCGCCGTCTCAAAAAAAAGATCGAAAATTTTTCCGCAAAGCACGATCACGGGGAAGAACTGGAAAGCATTGCGGAGTATTCCAATATCATTATGACGGAGGTGGACCGCCTGGAAAAACTGTTGACCAATATCCTCCTATATTCCAAGGCCGGCGTGTTGGAACGCGAAGAATGCGATATCAATGAGCTTCTTGAAGAAGGGGCTTTTCTATTCAAATCCGGTTTTTTTATGAAAAGCATTGCCGTGCACCGCCAATTGGAAAAAAACCTTCCCCGCCTTAGGCTCGACAAACCCAAAATCAAACAAGTCCTGATCAATCTTATATACAATGCTATGGAGTCCATGCCATCGGGAGGCGATCTCACCCTGCAAACTTACCGTGGCGAATATATTGGAGGGAAAAATGTCATCACCGTGCGAATCGAAGACACCGGAGGCGGCATTCCTCAGGATATTTTTGAAAATATTTTTAATCCGTTCTTCACCACTAAATCATCCGGAACAGGCCTCGGTTTGTCGATTTCCCGAAAGATAATTGAAATTCACGGCGGGACCATCCGGGTCGAAAACAATCTCGGCCGCGGGGTCACGGTGTTTCTTCATTTACCATTGCAAAATTGA
- the glgA2 gene encoding glycogen synthase 2, which produces MAQKLKILIAASEVYPYAKTGGLADIAGSLPKALKQLGHDVRVIMPKYQSVVKCPLGMHPVGLDVDVPIGGVQKKGFVFQGNLNGGIPIYFVGNDTYYARDGIYGTSHGDYPDNAERFAFFCRSVLEVCKSIRFQPDIIHCNDWQTGLVPAYLKTVYAKNRWFKNIRTLFSIHNLGYQGNFPSSELKTAGLPFSAYTPEGVEFYNHFSFLKAGLVYADLLNTVSPAYAKEIQTKAYGFKMDGVLRKRSKDLIGILNGVDTVEWNPALDPLIEQTYSPKSLKGKSVCKSRLADIFSLKINDKIPILSMVTRLSSQKGIELVIEAMDDILDEGAAFVMLGSGDARYEEYFLKMRKRFPGQVGTFIGFDETLAHKVLAGSDLLLMPSQYEPCGLTQMYSLQYGTVPVVRAVGGLQDSIKEFNGKTLKGTGFKFKKFEADFFARAVQKALSVFQKKRHWRRLMLNGMETNHSWDRAARKYNRAYLRALKR; this is translated from the coding sequence ATGGCTCAAAAATTAAAAATACTCATTGCCGCGTCGGAAGTCTACCCTTACGCAAAAACCGGAGGCCTCGCCGATATCGCAGGCTCCCTGCCTAAAGCGTTAAAACAGCTGGGGCACGACGTCAGGGTCATCATGCCGAAATACCAATCCGTCGTAAAGTGTCCGCTCGGCATGCATCCTGTCGGTCTCGACGTTGACGTTCCCATCGGGGGAGTTCAGAAAAAAGGATTTGTGTTTCAGGGAAACCTCAATGGCGGCATCCCGATTTATTTCGTCGGCAACGACACCTATTATGCGCGCGATGGGATTTATGGAACGAGCCATGGGGATTACCCCGACAATGCGGAACGATTCGCTTTCTTTTGCCGGTCGGTTCTGGAGGTTTGCAAATCCATTCGCTTCCAACCGGACATCATTCATTGCAATGATTGGCAAACGGGGCTGGTCCCGGCTTATCTAAAAACCGTTTACGCAAAAAACCGCTGGTTCAAAAATATCCGCACCCTTTTTTCGATCCACAATCTGGGTTATCAGGGGAACTTTCCTTCTTCGGAGCTGAAAACCGCCGGCCTCCCCTTCTCGGCTTACACACCTGAGGGCGTGGAGTTTTATAACCATTTCAGCTTTTTAAAGGCCGGATTGGTCTACGCGGATCTTTTGAACACGGTGAGCCCGGCTTACGCAAAGGAAATTCAGACCAAAGCGTATGGCTTCAAAATGGACGGCGTGCTACGCAAACGCTCCAAGGACCTGATCGGCATTTTAAACGGCGTCGATACGGTGGAATGGAATCCTGCTCTCGATCCGTTGATTGAACAAACCTACAGTCCCAAATCCTTAAAAGGAAAATCGGTCTGTAAAAGCAGGCTGGCAGATATATTTTCTCTCAAGATAAATGATAAAATTCCCATACTGTCGATGGTCACCCGCCTCTCCAGCCAAAAAGGAATCGAACTGGTGATTGAAGCGATGGATGATATTCTGGATGAAGGCGCGGCGTTTGTCATGCTGGGATCGGGAGACGCGCGATACGAAGAATATTTTTTGAAAATGCGCAAACGGTTTCCCGGTCAAGTGGGCACCTTTATCGGATTCGATGAGACGCTGGCGCATAAAGTTCTGGCCGGAAGCGATTTGTTATTGATGCCTTCGCAATACGAGCCCTGCGGGCTGACGCAAATGTATTCTCTGCAATACGGAACCGTCCCCGTGGTTCGCGCGGTGGGAGGGTTGCAGGACTCCATCAAGGAATTCAACGGTAAAACATTGAAGGGGACGGGTTTCAAATTTAAAAAATTTGAAGCTGATTTTTTCGCTCGCGCGGTTCAAAAAGCCCTATCCGTTTTTCAAAAGAAGAGACATTGGCGCCGGCTGATGCTCAACGGCATGGAAACGAACCACAGCTGGGACCGGGCCGCCCGGAAATACAACCGGGCTTATCTTCGGGCCCTCAAGAGGTAA
- the galT gene encoding galactose-1-phosphate uridylyltransferase, translating to MPELRKDPILNRWVIISPDRGKRPHDFPPPAKKLHKASCAFCQGNENTTPPEILAFRPDKSLPDTPGWTLRVVPNKFPALIIEGQMERTQNGLYETMNGIGAHEVIIESPEHEADLDLLPEKKVEDALLAFKYRIMDLKKDPRFQYILIFKNHGEAAGATLEHSHCQLIALPIVPELVSEEITGAESHFVSNNRCVFCDLIAQEKETGLRIINENEKFITLCPYASRFPFEMWLLPKFHSDRFENCEAEEFSKLAALMKNSLMKMRYALGEPSYNFVLHTAPVNGANAEHYHWHFEIMPKLTKMAGFEQGTGFYINPVLPEMAAETLRNTKAPS from the coding sequence ATGCCCGAACTCAGAAAAGATCCCATATTGAACCGCTGGGTGATCATTTCTCCCGACCGCGGAAAACGCCCCCATGATTTTCCGCCTCCGGCGAAAAAGCTCCACAAAGCCAGTTGCGCCTTTTGCCAGGGCAATGAAAACACCACCCCCCCGGAAATCCTGGCCTTCAGGCCCGATAAATCCCTTCCGGATACTCCCGGCTGGACATTACGGGTGGTTCCCAACAAATTTCCCGCGTTAATAATCGAAGGCCAGATGGAACGGACCCAAAACGGCCTGTACGAAACGATGAACGGCATCGGCGCGCACGAGGTCATCATTGAGTCCCCCGAACACGAAGCGGATCTGGACCTGCTCCCGGAAAAGAAGGTGGAGGACGCTTTATTGGCTTTTAAATACAGGATTATGGATTTGAAAAAGGATCCGCGCTTCCAATACATTCTGATTTTCAAAAACCACGGGGAAGCGGCAGGCGCCACGCTGGAACACTCTCACTGTCAATTGATCGCCCTTCCCATCGTTCCCGAATTGGTCTCGGAGGAAATCACTGGTGCGGAAAGTCATTTTGTTTCCAATAACCGCTGTGTTTTTTGCGACCTCATCGCTCAGGAAAAAGAAACCGGGCTTAGGATCATCAATGAAAATGAGAAGTTCATCACTCTTTGCCCCTATGCCTCACGGTTTCCTTTCGAGATGTGGCTCCTGCCAAAATTTCATTCGGACCGCTTTGAAAATTGCGAAGCGGAGGAATTTTCCAAGTTGGCCGCCCTCATGAAAAATTCGTTGATGAAAATGCGTTATGCGCTTGGGGAACCCTCTTATAATTTTGTTTTGCATACCGCGCCTGTGAACGGGGCCAACGCCGAACACTACCACTGGCATTTTGAAATCATGCCTAAACTGACCAAGATGGCGGGTTTCGAGCAGGGAACCGGGTTTTACATCAACCCCGTTCTTCCCGAAATGGCGGCGGAAACCCTGCGCAATACGAAAGCACCTTCTTAA
- the coaBC gene encoding peptidase ClpP has protein sequence MSFSLQGKKIVLGVSGGIAAYKAVELLRLLVREKADVYVVMSANAEKFITPLTFEALSGNPVTSEVFGSQSSASMPHIRAAENADLLVVAPATAGTIGKLACGLADDALSNLYLAFRSPVVVAPAMNDGMYANPAVQKNIAKMKQRGVEFIEPEEGELACGTVGQGRLADPTRILAAVLNRLRVKEDLKGLKILVTAGPTHEPLDPVRYISNPSSGKMGYAIAGQAHLRGAEVTLISGPTRLDPPHGVKVIRCQRAGEMHDLVKKHLPDCDVLFMVAAVGDFSAEKVQKEKIKKNGEPLVLKLVPNPDILQEAGRIKSKQFIVGFAAESENVVQSAQEKLKKKNLDLIVANDISAPGIGFQSDSNQVTLIGKQGTIEALPHLSKREIADILLDRVKGKIETNG, from the coding sequence ATGTCATTTTCCCTGCAAGGCAAAAAAATCGTTCTCGGCGTTTCCGGAGGCATCGCGGCGTATAAGGCCGTTGAGCTGTTACGGCTATTGGTCCGTGAAAAAGCGGACGTGTACGTGGTGATGAGCGCCAACGCCGAAAAATTCATCACCCCCCTGACGTTCGAAGCCCTGTCCGGAAATCCAGTCACTAGCGAAGTCTTCGGGAGCCAGTCCTCAGCATCCATGCCGCACATCCGCGCCGCGGAAAACGCCGATCTTTTGGTGGTGGCCCCGGCGACGGCAGGCACGATCGGCAAACTGGCCTGCGGACTGGCGGACGATGCGCTGTCCAATTTATACCTTGCTTTCAGAAGCCCGGTCGTGGTCGCTCCCGCGATGAACGACGGCATGTATGCGAATCCTGCTGTGCAAAAAAACATTGCGAAGATGAAACAACGCGGCGTCGAATTTATCGAACCGGAAGAAGGCGAGCTGGCCTGCGGAACCGTGGGGCAGGGGAGATTGGCCGATCCCACTCGAATTTTAGCGGCGGTGCTAAATCGATTACGGGTCAAAGAAGATTTAAAGGGCCTTAAAATTTTAGTGACCGCAGGACCCACGCACGAGCCCTTAGACCCGGTGCGCTATATCTCCAACCCGTCTTCCGGAAAAATGGGCTACGCCATCGCCGGTCAGGCGCATTTGCGAGGCGCCGAGGTGACGCTCATCAGCGGGCCGACGCGGCTGGACCCTCCGCATGGAGTTAAGGTCATTCGCTGTCAGCGGGCCGGGGAGATGCATGACCTGGTGAAAAAACATTTACCCGATTGCGATGTGCTGTTCATGGTTGCGGCGGTGGGGGATTTTTCCGCCGAAAAAGTACAAAAGGAAAAGATCAAAAAGAACGGTGAACCGTTGGTCCTCAAACTCGTGCCGAATCCGGACATTCTCCAGGAAGCGGGGCGGATAAAGAGCAAACAATTCATCGTCGGGTTCGCCGCCGAATCTGAGAACGTCGTGCAGAGCGCCCAGGAAAAATTAAAGAAGAAGAACCTCGACCTGATCGTGGCCAACGACATCAGCGCCCCCGGCATCGGCTTTCAGTCCGACTCCAACCAGGTCACCCTCATCGGCAAACAGGGAACCATCGAAGCCCTGCCGCATTTATCCAAACGCGAAATCGCTGATATTTTGTTGGACAGGGTTAAGGGTAAAATCGAAACGAATGGATAA
- a CDS encoding transglutaminase, protein MYFRIEHQLRFQYSQPVFIEPTIVRLRPRSDSWQELRSFQINVHPAPQGSAESDGLDGTPGTLLWFSGLTETLSITTLSEVRTLRENPFDFILPKKQPLPFEYPPHYGNTLTPYLQRKNPSGLVTQFARELMKEADHSPSAFPGLLAARINKICDIEFREQGDPMLPEQVLAGQPAACRDLAVLFMDACRSIGLASRFTSGYYHLESEAPERELHAWAEVYFPGAGWRGYDPTHGLTVSNCHVAVASGADPVLAAPTYGSLRGTGAKTTLKYEISIQVSETAPLT, encoded by the coding sequence ATGTATTTCCGTATCGAACACCAGCTCCGGTTTCAATATTCCCAACCCGTCTTTATCGAACCCACCATCGTTCGTCTTCGTCCCCGGTCCGACTCCTGGCAGGAACTTCGCAGTTTTCAAATAAACGTTCACCCCGCGCCACAAGGGTCCGCGGAATCCGATGGTCTGGATGGAACGCCCGGCACTCTGCTCTGGTTTTCAGGTTTGACCGAAACCCTGTCCATCACCACCCTCTCCGAGGTGCGAACCCTGCGGGAAAATCCGTTCGATTTTATTCTGCCTAAAAAACAGCCGTTGCCCTTTGAATACCCACCACATTATGGCAATACCTTAACCCCCTACCTGCAACGGAAAAACCCCAGCGGCCTGGTGACGCAATTCGCCCGCGAATTGATGAAAGAAGCCGACCACAGTCCAAGCGCTTTTCCAGGTCTTCTGGCGGCCCGAATCAACAAGATCTGCGACATCGAGTTTCGCGAGCAAGGTGATCCCATGCTCCCGGAACAAGTTCTAGCCGGTCAGCCGGCGGCCTGCCGGGATCTCGCCGTACTGTTCATGGATGCCTGCCGCTCTATCGGGTTGGCCTCCCGCTTCACCAGCGGGTATTACCATTTAGAAAGCGAAGCTCCTGAAAGGGAACTTCATGCCTGGGCCGAGGTCTATTTTCCCGGCGCCGGCTGGCGGGGGTACGATCCCACGCACGGCCTAACCGTTTCCAATTGTCATGTCGCGGTGGCTTCGGGAGCCGATCCCGTGCTGGCCGCCCCCACTTACGGTTCCCTGCGGGGCACCGGTGCGAAAACAACACTGAAGTATGAGATTTCGATCCAGGTATCGGAAACCGCGCCCTTGACATAA